One region of Streptomyces davaonensis JCM 4913 genomic DNA includes:
- the dut gene encoding dUTP diphosphatase — protein MSRTPLDVLIRRVDPDVPLPSYEHPGDAGADLRTTEVCELKPGERAVLPTGVSVALPEGYAAFVHPRSGLAARCGVALVNAPGTVDAGYRGEIKVIVVNLDPRESVRFERFDRIAQLVVQQVERVRFQEVAELPDSARAEGGFGSTGGHAAVDGGRGTSGQAADGGTTGGTRYASVVSDREGQ, from the coding sequence GTGAGCCGCACCCCCCTGGATGTGCTGATCCGCCGCGTCGACCCGGACGTACCGCTTCCGTCGTACGAGCACCCCGGCGACGCGGGGGCGGATCTGCGCACCACCGAGGTCTGTGAACTGAAGCCGGGGGAGCGGGCGGTGCTGCCGACCGGGGTGTCTGTGGCGCTCCCGGAGGGGTACGCGGCCTTCGTGCATCCACGGTCCGGTCTCGCCGCCCGCTGCGGTGTCGCCCTGGTGAATGCCCCAGGGACGGTTGATGCCGGGTACCGTGGGGAGATCAAGGTGATCGTGGTGAATCTCGACCCGCGCGAGAGCGTGCGGTTCGAGCGCTTCGACCGGATTGCCCAACTGGTCGTCCAGCAGGTCGAGAGGGTCCGCTTCCAGGAGGTCGCGGAGCTTCCCGACTCGGCGCGGGCCGAGGGGGGCTTCGGGTCCACCGGTGGTCACGCCGCCGTGGACGGCGGGCGCGGCACAAGCGGTCAGGCCGCCGACGGCGGCACTACGGGTGGGACTAGATACGCTTCGGTCGTATCCGACCGGGAAGGACAGTGA
- a CDS encoding D-arabinono-1,4-lactone oxidase: MSSTASGKNGTWRNWGGNVSARPAREVEPASVEELAAAVRKAAEDGLKVKAVGTGHSFTSIAATDGVLIRPQLLTGIRNIDRDAMTVTVEAGTPLKRLNMALAREGLSLTNMGDIMEQTVSGATSTGTHGTGRESASIAAQITGLELVTADGSVLTCSEKENPEVFAAARIGLGALGIVTAITFAVEPVFLLTAREEPMSFDRVTREFDQLWAENEHFEFYWFPHTGNTNTKRNNRSAGPERPVGQLKAWFEDEFLSNGVFQAAQWLGRAAPATIPAIAQISSKALSARTYTDIPYKVYTSPRRVRFVEMEYALPRGAVVEALRELRTMVDRSGLKVSFPVEVRTAPADDITLSTASGRDSAYIAVHMAKGTPYQRYFTAAERIFTAYEGRPHWGKVHTRDADYFAGVYPRFGEFTALRDRLDPERLFQNDYLRRVLGS; encoded by the coding sequence TTGAGCAGCACAGCGAGCGGGAAGAACGGCACGTGGCGTAACTGGGGCGGAAACGTCTCCGCTCGCCCCGCGCGGGAGGTCGAACCGGCCTCGGTCGAGGAACTGGCGGCCGCGGTACGGAAGGCCGCCGAGGACGGCCTGAAGGTGAAGGCCGTCGGTACCGGGCACTCCTTCACGTCGATCGCCGCCACCGACGGCGTGTTGATCCGCCCTCAACTGTTGACCGGTATCCGCAACATTGACCGGGACGCCATGACCGTCACGGTCGAGGCCGGCACCCCGCTCAAGAGACTCAACATGGCCCTGGCCCGCGAAGGTCTGTCGCTGACCAACATGGGCGACATCATGGAGCAGACCGTCTCCGGGGCCACCAGCACCGGCACTCACGGCACGGGCCGCGAGTCCGCCTCGATCGCCGCCCAGATCACCGGTCTTGAGCTCGTCACCGCCGACGGCTCGGTGCTCACCTGCTCCGAGAAGGAGAACCCGGAGGTGTTCGCGGCGGCCCGGATCGGCCTCGGGGCGCTCGGCATCGTCACCGCGATCACCTTCGCCGTGGAGCCGGTCTTCCTGCTGACCGCCCGCGAAGAGCCCATGTCCTTCGACCGGGTCACCCGCGAGTTCGACCAACTGTGGGCCGAGAACGAGCACTTCGAGTTCTACTGGTTCCCGCACACCGGCAACACCAACACCAAGCGCAACAACCGCAGCGCGGGCCCGGAGCGCCCCGTCGGGCAGCTCAAGGCGTGGTTCGAGGACGAGTTCCTCTCCAACGGCGTCTTCCAGGCGGCCCAGTGGCTCGGCCGCGCGGCGCCCGCCACGATCCCGGCCATCGCGCAGATCTCCAGCAAGGCCCTCTCCGCGCGGACCTACACGGACATCCCGTACAAGGTCTACACATCGCCGCGCCGGGTCCGCTTCGTCGAGATGGAATACGCCCTTCCGCGCGGGGCGGTCGTCGAAGCGCTGCGCGAACTGCGGACGATGGTCGACCGCTCCGGGCTCAAGGTCAGCTTCCCGGTGGAGGTGCGCACCGCGCCGGCCGACGACATCACCCTGTCCACCGCCTCCGGCCGGGACAGCGCGTACATCGCCGTCCACATGGCCAAGGGCACCCCGTATCAGCGGTACTTCACCGCCGCCGAGCGCATCTTCACCGCGTACGAGGGCCGGCCGCACTGGGGCAAGGTGCATACGCGGGACGCCGATTACTTCGCCGGGGTCTATCCCCGCTTCGGTGAGTTCACCGCGCTGCGGGACCGGCTGGACCCGGAACGGCTGTTCCAGAACGACTACTTGAGGCGGGTTCTGGGCTCGTAG
- a CDS encoding response regulator transcription factor gives MRVLVVEDEQLLADAVATGLRREAMAVDVVYDGAAALERIGVNDYDVVVLDRDLPLVHGDDVCRKIVELGMPTRVLMLTASGDVSDRVEGLEIGADDYLPKPFAFSELTARVRALGRRTSVPLPPVLERAGIKLDPNRREVFRDGKEVQLAPKEFAVLEVLMRSEGAVVSAEQLLEKAWDENTDPFTNVVRVTVMTLRRKLGEPPVIVTVPGSGYRI, from the coding sequence GTGCGCGTACTCGTCGTCGAGGACGAGCAGCTGCTCGCCGATGCGGTGGCCACCGGACTGCGCCGGGAGGCCATGGCCGTCGACGTCGTGTATGACGGTGCGGCCGCTCTGGAGCGCATCGGCGTCAACGACTACGACGTGGTCGTCCTCGACCGTGACCTCCCGCTCGTGCACGGCGACGACGTCTGCCGCAAGATCGTCGAGCTCGGCATGCCCACCCGCGTGCTGATGCTCACGGCCTCCGGCGATGTCAGCGACCGTGTCGAGGGCCTGGAGATCGGCGCCGACGACTACCTCCCCAAGCCCTTCGCCTTCAGCGAGCTGACGGCACGCGTGCGTGCCCTCGGACGCCGTACGAGCGTCCCCCTGCCGCCCGTCCTGGAGCGCGCCGGGATCAAGCTCGACCCCAACCGCCGCGAGGTCTTCCGCGACGGCAAGGAGGTCCAGCTCGCGCCCAAGGAGTTCGCCGTCCTGGAGGTGCTGATGCGCTCCGAGGGCGCGGTCGTCTCGGCGGAGCAGCTGCTGGAGAAGGCCTGGGACGAGAACACCGACCCGTTCACCAACGTCGTCCGCGTCACCGTCATGACGCTGCGCCGCAAGCTGGGCGAGCCCCCCGTCATCGTCACCGTCCCCGGCTCCGGCTACCGGATCTGA
- a CDS encoding DUF3710 domain-containing protein: MFGRRKKKGAAEDAAGEPEQVVDGVDTEADDEGTRERVRLEPEPRPDGPWDSTEVREPGEGRVDLGGLFVPGVEGMELRVEVAGDAIVAATVVLRDSAIQLQAFAAPKREGIWGEVREEIGSGITQQGGIIDEVEGPLGWELRAQVPVQLPDGTGGFQVVRFVGVDGPRWFLRGVISGQGAVQPQAAGLLEQIFRDTVVVRGEGPMAPRDPIVLKLPNDAQMVPEGVQQEESGSRFSGGMGQLQRGPEITEVR; the protein is encoded by the coding sequence GTGTTCGGACGTCGCAAGAAGAAGGGTGCCGCCGAGGACGCGGCCGGCGAGCCCGAGCAGGTCGTCGACGGCGTCGACACCGAGGCGGACGACGAGGGCACGCGCGAGCGCGTGCGTCTGGAGCCGGAGCCGCGGCCCGACGGGCCGTGGGACAGCACCGAGGTGCGCGAGCCCGGCGAGGGCCGGGTCGACCTGGGCGGGCTCTTCGTGCCCGGAGTCGAGGGCATGGAGCTGCGGGTCGAGGTCGCGGGCGACGCGATCGTCGCGGCGACCGTCGTCCTGCGGGACAGCGCGATCCAGCTCCAGGCCTTCGCCGCTCCCAAGCGCGAGGGCATCTGGGGCGAGGTGCGCGAGGAGATCGGCAGCGGCATCACCCAGCAGGGCGGCATCATCGACGAGGTCGAGGGTCCGCTGGGCTGGGAGCTGCGGGCGCAGGTCCCGGTGCAGCTGCCGGACGGCACGGGCGGCTTCCAGGTCGTGCGGTTCGTCGGTGTGGACGGTCCGCGCTGGTTCCTGCGCGGGGTCATCTCCGGCCAGGGCGCGGTGCAGCCGCAGGCGGCCGGACTGCTGGAGCAGATCTTCCGCGACACGGTCGTGGTCCGCGGCGAGGGCCCGATGGCGCCCCGCGACCCGATCGTGCTGAAGCTGCCGAACGACGCCCAGATGGTCCCCGAGGGGGTCCAGCAGGAGGAGAGCGGCTCCCGCTTCTCCGGTGGCATGGGTCAGCTTCAGCGCGGCCCGGAGATCACCGAGGTCCGGTAG
- a CDS encoding DUF4193 domain-containing protein, with amino-acid sequence MATDYDTPRKTDDDVDSDSLEELKARRNDKSTSAVDVDEFEAAEGLELPGADLSNEELAVRVLPKQQDEFTCMSCFLVHHRSQLAREKNGQPICRDCD; translated from the coding sequence ATGGCAACGGATTACGACACCCCACGCAAGACCGACGACGACGTCGACTCGGACAGCCTTGAAGAGCTCAAGGCCCGGCGGAACGACAAGTCGACCTCCGCTGTGGACGTCGACGAGTTCGAGGCCGCAGAAGGCCTGGAGCTGCCCGGCGCGGACCTCTCCAACGAGGAGCTGGCCGTCCGGGTGCTGCCCAAGCAGCAGGACGAGTTCACCTGCATGAGCTGCTTCCTGGTGCACCACCGCAGCCAGCTGGCCCGGGAGAAGAACGGTCAGCCGATCTGCCGCGACTGCGACTGA
- a CDS encoding ferrochelatase, producing the protein MPDALDASPYDALLLLSFGGPEGPDEVVPFLENVTRGRGIPKERLKEVGQHYFLFGGVSPINDQNRALLDALRKDFADHGLDLPVYWGNRNWAPYLTDTLREMVRDGRRRVLVLATSAYASYSGCRQYRENLADSIAALEAEGLQPPRIDKLRHYFNHPGFVEPMIDGVLKSLADLPEEVRSGAHIAFTTHSVPDSAADTSGPVEGHGEGGAYVRQHLDVARLIAEAVRERTGVDHPWQLVYQSRSGAPHIPWLEPDICDHLEERHASGVPAVVMAPIGFVSDHMEVLYDLDTEATAKAAELGLPVRRSATVGADPRFAAAVRELALERAAVESGRPVTACALGTLGASHHLCPVGCCPARAPRPAAAGADSPYA; encoded by the coding sequence ATGCCAGACGCGCTCGATGCCAGCCCCTACGACGCCCTTCTCCTGCTCTCCTTCGGCGGCCCCGAGGGCCCGGACGAGGTGGTTCCGTTCCTGGAGAACGTGACGCGAGGGCGCGGCATCCCCAAGGAACGCCTGAAGGAAGTCGGACAGCACTACTTCCTGTTCGGCGGGGTCAGCCCCATCAACGACCAGAACCGCGCGCTGCTCGACGCCCTGCGCAAGGACTTCGCCGACCACGGCCTGGACCTGCCGGTGTACTGGGGCAACCGCAACTGGGCGCCCTATCTGACGGACACCCTGCGTGAGATGGTCCGCGACGGCCGCCGCCGCGTCCTCGTCCTCGCCACCAGCGCCTACGCCTCGTACTCGGGCTGCCGCCAGTACCGCGAGAACCTCGCCGACTCGATCGCCGCCCTCGAGGCCGAGGGCCTTCAGCCGCCGAGGATCGACAAGCTGCGGCACTACTTCAACCACCCGGGCTTCGTGGAGCCCATGATCGACGGTGTGCTGAAGTCTCTGGCCGACCTCCCCGAAGAGGTCCGGAGCGGCGCCCACATCGCCTTCACGACCCACTCCGTCCCGGACTCCGCCGCGGACACCTCCGGCCCGGTCGAGGGCCACGGCGAGGGCGGGGCGTACGTCAGGCAGCATCTGGACGTGGCCCGGCTGATCGCCGAGGCGGTCCGCGAGCGTACAGGCGTCGACCACCCCTGGCAGCTCGTCTACCAGTCCCGCTCCGGCGCCCCGCACATCCCGTGGCTGGAGCCCGACATCTGCGACCACCTGGAGGAGCGGCACGCCTCCGGCGTCCCGGCGGTCGTCATGGCCCCCATCGGGTTCGTCTCGGACCACATGGAGGTCCTGTACGACCTCGACACCGAGGCCACGGCGAAGGCCGCGGAGCTGGGCCTGCCGGTGCGCCGTTCGGCCACCGTCGGCGCCGACCCGAGGTTCGCCGCCGCCGTCCGTGAACTGGCCCTGGAGCGGGCCGCCGTCGAGAGCGGCCGTCCGGTCACCGCGTGTGCCCTCGGCACGCTCGGCGCTAGCCACCACCTGTGCCCGGTCGGCTGCTGCCCGGCGCGCGCCCCCCGGCCCGCCGCCGCGGGCGCGGACAGCCCCTACGCCTGA
- a CDS encoding MFS transporter has protein sequence MPSPYRALFAAPGSKGFSAAGFLGRMPLSMMGIGVVTMVSQLTGRYGLAGALSATIALAAAVVGPQVSRLVDQYGQRRVLRPATLVSLASAAGLLLAAHFRWPDWTLFVFSAGIGCVPSLGAMIRARWAALYRDTPQLHTAYSFESVVDEVCFIFGPIISIGLSTAWFPEAGPLLAACFLAAGVFWLTAQRATEPEPHPREKHEGRGGSALRSAGLQVLVATFVATGAIFGAVDVVTVAFAEEQGHKGAASVVLALYAAGSCAAGAVFGLLRLKGAPEPRWLLGICAMAVSMIPLLLVGNLPFLAVALFLAGLCIAPTMITTMSLIEQHVPRAQLTEGMTWISTGLAVGVALGSSVAGWVIDAAGARAGYGVPAVSGAVAVAVGFLGYRRLSRPAPGRGGSVEQHSEREERHVA, from the coding sequence GTGCCCAGCCCCTACCGCGCCCTGTTCGCCGCCCCAGGCTCCAAGGGCTTCTCCGCCGCGGGCTTCCTCGGTCGGATGCCCCTGTCGATGATGGGCATCGGCGTGGTGACGATGGTGTCCCAGCTGACCGGGCGGTACGGCCTGGCCGGCGCCCTGTCGGCCACCATCGCGCTGGCCGCGGCGGTGGTCGGACCGCAGGTCTCGCGGCTGGTGGACCAGTACGGCCAGCGGCGCGTACTGCGTCCCGCGACGCTGGTCTCGCTCGCCTCGGCGGCCGGGCTGCTGCTCGCCGCGCACTTCCGCTGGCCGGACTGGACCCTGTTCGTCTTCAGCGCCGGCATCGGTTGCGTGCCGAGCCTCGGCGCGATGATCCGGGCCCGCTGGGCGGCGCTGTACCGGGACACCCCGCAGCTGCACACCGCGTACTCCTTCGAGTCCGTGGTGGACGAGGTCTGCTTCATCTTCGGGCCGATCATCTCCATCGGTCTGTCCACGGCCTGGTTCCCGGAGGCGGGTCCGCTGCTCGCCGCCTGCTTCCTGGCGGCCGGGGTCTTCTGGCTGACCGCCCAGCGGGCCACCGAGCCCGAACCGCACCCGCGCGAGAAGCACGAGGGGCGCGGCGGCAGCGCCCTGCGCTCCGCCGGACTCCAGGTGCTGGTGGCCACGTTCGTGGCGACGGGCGCGATCTTCGGCGCGGTCGACGTGGTCACCGTGGCCTTCGCGGAGGAGCAGGGTCACAAGGGCGCGGCCAGCGTGGTCCTCGCCCTGTACGCGGCCGGTTCCTGCGCCGCGGGCGCCGTGTTCGGGCTGTTGCGCCTCAAGGGGGCGCCCGAACCTCGCTGGCTGCTGGGCATATGCGCGATGGCCGTGAGTATGATCCCCCTCCTACTGGTCGGAAACTTGCCGTTTCTGGCCGTGGCGCTGTTCCTTGCGGGGCTCTGCATCGCTCCCACGATGATCACGACGATGTCCCTCATCGAGCAGCACGTACCACGCGCGCAGCTGACCGAGGGCATGACCTGGATAAGCACCGGGCTCGCGGTCGGGGTCGCGCTCGGTTCCTCCGTGGCCGGCTGGGTGATCGACGCGGCCGGTGCGCGGGCCGGGTACGGGGTTCCGGCGGTCTCCGGGGCCGTCGCGGTCGCGGTCGGTTTCCTCGGGTACCGCCGGCTCAGCAGGCCGGCTCCGGGTCGGGGAGGCTCCGTTGAGCAGCACAGCGAGCGGGAAGAACGGCACGTGGCGTAA
- a CDS encoding PaaI family thioesterase, which translates to MSGTSASLQPPADAVTPVRHPDAPAPGELLGAHYGECFGCGGEQPHGLHLQARAGEGVSLTAEFAVRPEHQGAPGLAHGGILATALDETLGSLNWLLRTIAVTGRLETDFRRPVPVGTTLHLEAEVTAVAGRKIYSRATGRVGGPDGPVAVRAEALFIEVKVDHFIDNGRPEEIQAAMSDPDQVRRARAFEVNP; encoded by the coding sequence GTGAGTGGTACATCCGCAAGCCTTCAGCCCCCGGCCGACGCCGTGACACCGGTGCGACACCCGGACGCCCCCGCGCCCGGTGAGCTGCTCGGCGCGCACTACGGCGAGTGTTTCGGCTGTGGCGGTGAGCAGCCGCACGGGCTGCACCTCCAGGCAAGGGCGGGCGAAGGGGTCTCCCTCACCGCCGAGTTCGCCGTGCGCCCCGAGCACCAGGGCGCCCCGGGCCTCGCGCACGGCGGGATCCTCGCGACCGCGCTCGACGAGACCCTCGGCTCGCTGAACTGGCTGCTGCGCACCATCGCCGTGACCGGACGGCTGGAGACGGACTTCCGGCGGCCGGTGCCGGTGGGCACCACGCTGCACCTTGAGGCAGAAGTGACCGCGGTGGCCGGGCGGAAGATCTACTCCCGGGCCACCGGACGCGTCGGCGGCCCCGACGGCCCGGTCGCCGTCCGCGCCGAGGCGCTGTTCATCGAGGTCAAGGTCGACCACTTCATCGACAACGGCCGCCCGGAGGAGATCCAGGCCGCGATGAGCGACCCGGACCAGGTGCGCCGTGCCCGCGCCTTCGAGGTGAACCCGTGA
- a CDS encoding sensor histidine kinase, whose product MASTPAPPQAPPKPTWDPRRPVQPLPWLRPTIRIRLTLLYGGMFLIAGILLLSIIYLLAASALNVGSDLPFKILSGQVSSDMCNLGATRLPADELNHALNECVNEQRQNALDTLLSRSLLALLGLAVIAFAFGYAMAGRVLSPLGRITRTARAVAGSDLSRRIELDGPDDELKELADTFDDMLERLQRAFTAQQRFVGNASHELRTPLAINRTLLEVHLSDPAAPVELQQLGKTLLATNERSEQLVEGLLLLARSDNQIIERKPVDLAEVAEQAVDQVHGEAEAKGVEIRGKRDPAVVQGNGVLLERIALNLVQNAVRYNIPEGGWVEVTTELQHGQALLVVSNTGPVVPAYEIDNLFEPFRRLRTERTGSDKGVGLGLSIARSVARAHGGHIAAQPREGGGLEMRVALPV is encoded by the coding sequence ATGGCATCGACCCCCGCACCGCCCCAGGCGCCGCCGAAACCGACCTGGGACCCGAGAAGGCCGGTGCAGCCCCTCCCCTGGCTGCGCCCGACCATCCGCATACGGCTCACCCTGCTCTACGGCGGCATGTTCCTGATCGCCGGCATCCTGCTGCTGTCGATCATCTATCTGCTCGCCGCGAGCGCGCTGAACGTCGGCAGTGACCTGCCCTTCAAGATCCTCTCCGGCCAGGTCTCCAGCGACATGTGCAACCTCGGCGCCACCAGGCTGCCCGCGGACGAGCTGAACCACGCGCTCAACGAGTGCGTGAACGAACAGCGCCAGAACGCCCTGGACACCCTCCTCAGCCGCTCCCTGCTGGCTCTGCTCGGCCTCGCGGTGATCGCCTTCGCCTTCGGGTACGCCATGGCCGGGCGGGTCCTCTCACCGCTCGGCCGGATCACCCGCACGGCCCGCGCGGTGGCCGGCTCCGACCTCTCCCGCCGGATCGAGCTGGACGGCCCGGACGACGAGCTGAAGGAGCTGGCGGACACCTTCGACGACATGCTGGAGCGCCTCCAGCGGGCCTTCACCGCCCAGCAGCGCTTCGTCGGCAACGCCTCGCACGAACTGCGCACCCCGCTCGCGATCAACCGCACGCTGCTCGAAGTGCACCTGTCCGACCCGGCCGCGCCGGTGGAGCTCCAGCAGCTCGGCAAGACGCTGCTGGCCACCAACGAGCGCAGCGAGCAGCTCGTCGAGGGCCTGCTGCTGCTCGCCCGCAGCGACAACCAGATCATCGAGCGCAAGCCCGTCGACCTCGCGGAGGTGGCCGAGCAGGCCGTCGACCAGGTGCACGGCGAGGCGGAGGCCAAGGGCGTGGAGATCCGTGGCAAGCGCGATCCGGCGGTGGTCCAGGGCAACGGCGTCCTGCTGGAGCGGATCGCCCTGAACCTCGTGCAGAACGCCGTGCGGTACAACATTCCCGAGGGCGGCTGGGTCGAGGTCACCACCGAGCTCCAGCACGGCCAGGCGCTGCTCGTGGTGTCGAACACCGGGCCGGTCGTCCCGGCGTACGAGATCGACAATCTCTTCGAGCCCTTCCGGCGGCTGCGTACCGAGCGGACCGGCAGTGACAAGGGCGTCGGGCTCGGTCTGTCCATCGCGCGGTCCGTGGCCCGGGCGCACGGCGGGCACATCGCGGCGCAGCCACGCGAAGGCGGTGGGCTGGAGATGAGAGTGGCGTTGCCGGTGTGA
- a CDS encoding inositol monophosphatase family protein, whose protein sequence is MTDPLHSDLLRIAQEAARRAGDLLRDGRPVDLAVARTKSSPIDVVTEMDIAAEKLITDLISDRRPDDGFLGEEGASTEGTSGVRWVIDPLDGTVNYLYGLPTWAVSIAAEQDGETVVGVVAAPMRGETYHAVRGGGAWASGAWDGERALACRPAPPLEQALVSTGFNYVSEVKLHQAEVAHRLIPLLRDIRRSGSAAVDLCDVAAGRLDGYYERGLHPWDLAAGDLIAREAGALTGGRPGEGPTGDLAVAATPGVFEPLQRLLEDFGAWHD, encoded by the coding sequence GTGACCGACCCCCTGCACTCGGACCTGCTCCGGATCGCCCAGGAGGCCGCGCGCCGCGCGGGCGACCTGTTGCGGGACGGCCGCCCGGTCGACCTCGCGGTGGCCAGGACCAAGTCGAGCCCCATCGACGTGGTCACCGAGATGGACATCGCGGCCGAGAAACTGATCACCGACCTGATCTCCGACCGGCGCCCCGACGACGGCTTCCTCGGCGAGGAGGGTGCCTCCACCGAGGGCACCAGCGGCGTCCGGTGGGTGATCGATCCGCTCGACGGAACGGTCAACTACCTGTACGGGCTGCCGACTTGGGCCGTCTCCATCGCCGCCGAACAGGACGGCGAGACCGTCGTCGGGGTCGTCGCGGCCCCCATGCGCGGGGAGACGTACCACGCGGTCCGCGGCGGCGGCGCCTGGGCCTCGGGAGCCTGGGACGGCGAGCGCGCGCTGGCCTGCCGCCCGGCGCCGCCCCTGGAGCAGGCGCTGGTCTCGACGGGCTTCAACTACGTCTCCGAGGTCAAGCTGCACCAGGCCGAGGTCGCCCACCGGCTGATCCCGCTGCTGCGCGACATCCGGCGCTCCGGCTCGGCAGCGGTCGATCTGTGCGACGTGGCCGCGGGACGCCTGGACGGCTACTACGAGCGGGGTCTGCACCCGTGGGACCTCGCGGCGGGTGACCTGATCGCCCGGGAAGCGGGCGCGCTGACCGGTGGACGGCCCGGAGAGGGCCCCACGGGCGATCTCGCGGTCGCCGCCACCCCGGGCGTCTTCGAGCCCCTCCAGCGGCTGCTGGAGGACTTCGGCGCCTGGCACGACTGA
- a CDS encoding alginate lyase family protein, with protein MRRTPLLAAAAALVASVLAWQPADAAPATFAHPGVTVSKGQLDFTRSKVLAGAQPWKGAYDQMMGSKYADQNRAPKPRSVVECGSYSNPNYGCTDEREDAIAAYTNALAWYITRDARYAQKSIQLMDAWSAVITDHTNSNAPLQTGWAGSSWSKAAEIVKHTYTGGWPNSGRFATMLRNVYLPEIINGSNSNGNWELTMMEAAVGISVFLEDKASYDKAMAKFRTRTAAYVYLESDGALPKTVPSQNLDTRDKIVKYWQGQSTFVTGLTQETCRDFTHTGYGISSISHIAETSRIQGQDLYGTDVGERLRHALGFQSKYQLGTAVPSWLCGGSLHLGLGPVTEVGYNALHNRLGHAMTNTETLTRNSRPAGSNNLFVAWETLTHGDNPS; from the coding sequence ATGCGCCGTACCCCCCTCCTCGCCGCGGCGGCCGCTCTCGTCGCGAGCGTTCTCGCCTGGCAGCCCGCCGACGCCGCCCCCGCCACCTTCGCCCATCCCGGAGTCACGGTCTCCAAGGGCCAGTTGGACTTCACCCGCTCCAAGGTCCTCGCCGGCGCCCAGCCCTGGAAGGGCGCCTACGACCAGATGATGGGGAGCAAGTACGCCGACCAGAACCGCGCGCCCAAGCCGCGCTCGGTGGTGGAGTGCGGCTCGTACTCCAACCCCAACTACGGCTGCACCGACGAGCGCGAGGACGCGATCGCCGCGTACACCAATGCCCTCGCCTGGTACATCACCCGCGACGCCCGCTACGCCCAGAAGTCCATCCAGCTCATGGACGCCTGGTCCGCCGTCATCACCGACCACACCAACAGCAACGCCCCGCTCCAGACCGGCTGGGCGGGTTCCTCCTGGTCCAAGGCCGCCGAGATCGTCAAGCACACGTACACCGGCGGCTGGCCGAACTCCGGCCGGTTCGCGACGATGCTCCGCAACGTCTACCTCCCCGAGATCATCAACGGCTCCAACTCCAACGGGAACTGGGAGCTGACGATGATGGAGGCCGCCGTCGGCATCTCCGTCTTCCTCGAGGACAAGGCGTCCTACGACAAGGCCATGGCGAAGTTCCGGACCCGCACGGCGGCCTACGTCTACCTGGAATCCGACGGCGCGCTGCCCAAGACCGTGCCGAGCCAGAACCTCGACACCCGCGACAAGATCGTCAAGTACTGGCAGGGCCAGTCCACCTTCGTCACCGGACTCACCCAGGAGACCTGCCGCGACTTCACGCACACCGGCTACGGCATCTCCTCGATCTCGCACATCGCCGAGACCAGCCGGATCCAGGGCCAGGACCTGTACGGCACCGACGTCGGCGAGCGGCTGCGGCACGCGCTCGGGTTCCAGTCCAAGTACCAGCTCGGTACGGCCGTACCGAGCTGGCTGTGCGGCGGTTCCCTGCATCTCGGGCTCGGGCCCGTCACCGAGGTCGGCTACAACGCCCTGCACAACCGGCTCGGCCACGCCATGACCAACACCGAGACGCTCACCAGGAACAGCCGCCCGGCCGGCAGCAACAACCTCTTCGTCGCCTGGGAGACCCTCACCCACGGGGACAACCCCTCCTGA
- a CDS encoding DUF3093 domain-containing protein, with product MQLSATPYEERLTAPRSWWLMSVLVGVSLALILLPFGTLPMLGGLAGGTAAAAVVASSYGSVRIRVVAGSLIAGEAKIPVKALGEAEILDAEEARAWRTHKADTRAFLLLRAYIPTALKVEVTDPEDPTPYLYLSTREPEALAEAIRAAKAAQGDRL from the coding sequence ATGCAGCTCTCCGCCACCCCGTACGAAGAACGCCTCACCGCCCCCCGCTCGTGGTGGCTGATGTCGGTGCTGGTCGGCGTCTCCCTGGCGCTGATCCTGCTGCCGTTCGGCACCCTGCCGATGCTCGGCGGACTGGCCGGCGGCACCGCCGCGGCAGCCGTGGTGGCCAGTTCCTACGGCTCGGTCCGGATCCGGGTGGTGGCCGGTTCGCTGATCGCGGGCGAGGCGAAGATCCCGGTCAAGGCGCTGGGCGAGGCGGAGATCCTGGACGCCGAGGAGGCCCGCGCCTGGCGGACCCACAAGGCCGACACCCGCGCCTTCCTGCTGCTGCGGGCCTACATCCCGACGGCGCTGAAGGTGGAGGTCACCGACCCCGAGGACCCGACGCCGTACCTGTACCTGTCCACGCGCGAGCCGGAGGCGCTGGCCGAGGCCATCAGGGCGGCGAAGGCGGCCCAGGGCGACAGGCTCTAG